A DNA window from Impatiens glandulifera chromosome 7, dImpGla2.1, whole genome shotgun sequence contains the following coding sequences:
- the LOC124946289 gene encoding early nodulin-like protein 1, translated as MASQSSLYVFTAFLAAIIGSSTAHQFVVGGKSGWIINPSENYNHWAERTRFHVNDTLVFKYKNREDNVLIVNRRDYDSCNINNPIEKFDGGHSVFKFYRSGPFYFISGHNDNCQKGQKLIIVVMAVRTKYPPPPPPSFPHHAPAPSGGETTTPAPAPADEGGDQTSSPAPATRGGDDSRSVPATISVPPAHKSAASGVSGRQWVAVIWMIILIINV; from the exons ATGGCTTCACAATCATCTCTGTACGTTTTTACTGCATTTCTCGCCGCCATAATCGGCTCATCAACTGCTCACCAATTCGTCGTCGGAGGTAAATCCGGTTGGATCATAAACCCATCTGAGAATTACAATCACTGGGCTGAGAGGACTAGGTTTCATGTCAACGACACTTTAG TTTTCAAGTATAAGAACAGAGAAGACAATGTTTTGATCGTTAACAGAAGAGATTACGATAGCTGTAACATAAACAACCCTATCGAGAAATTCGACGGCGGCCATTCCGTCTTCAAGTTTTACCGATCAGGCCCTTTCTATTTTATCAGTGGCCATAATGATAACTGTCAGAAGGGACAAAAACTAATCATCGTTGTTATGGCCGTCAGAACCAAGtatccgccgccgccgccgccgtcaTTTCCTCATCATGCTCCGGCGCCTTCCGGCGGTGAGACAACAACACCTGCTCCAGCACCGGCAGATGAGGGAGGGGATCAGACTTCATCACCGGCTCCGGCGACTCGGGGTGGGGATGATTCAAGATCGGTTCCGGCAACTATTTCAGTTCCGCCGGCACATAAATCTGCAGCGAGTGGAGTGAGCGGCCGTCAATGGGTGGCGGTGATATGgatgattatattaataattaatgtttaa